The genomic segment ttCAGGTTCCAGAGCctgagccatcgtgcctgaccAAAATCCGAGTTTATACTGTAATATAAAATTCCAACATTTCAGAGAAAGCAAAAGTCACAACGTTACCCCAGTCCCTGGGTTCCCTGCCAAAATTTTGTAGAGTAATCCTCTGGGTTTTCcctacttaaaatatatattatgtaagcGGCATCAGTGGTACATCCTTACATCCATACATccttatccttttaaaaatgggtaaaagtaggctgggcatagATCTTCTCATAACAATACTTAAAAATTCATCCTCCTCTTTTTAAGGACTGCATGGAATTTTAACTCATGGCTGTTCTTTAGAGGACTATGGAAATGTTATATCTTTATCTTCATTGTGGTAGCAGATATGTGGTTGTGTAGAACAGCCAAACAGTACAACTCCATGAGCTGCACATttcaaatacatacatttattgtATGCAAAGTATGTCCCAATAATGGTTTAAAATATTATCCTGTTTGAGGTTTGTACTTTGACtttgtaaaacaaaaccaaacccttGTTTTTGTACCCAAGAGATACACCCTGGCACATCTGGAGGTAGAAGCTCATGTTCTCTGCAGCTTGACCACCTCACAGGCtctgaaataagaataataaGCCATATATTTACAGATtcacacacagaggaaaaaagCTATGGTAAAAATGTTCATAAATAACAAAACTAGATAAACAGCAAAattaaaagttagaaataataaaactacaTCTTTCAAATATTATTCTCACCTTCAccttttccctccccttttctccccctcccttcctttcttcgaAATGTCCCCGccattcttccctcctttccccattCTCTGCTTTTGATCCCCATGTATTCCAGCCTAGAGGCCAACACACATCACCGCGTCCGCCTGGGGCAGGTCAGGGAAGGGACGCCAGGCAGAGCTATCTCGGGATTCCGTGAGCCGCAGCGCCCTGGGCCCCGCTGATCTTGTATCATTTCAGTGACCTTCGCCCCAGTCTTTGATGGGGAGTAAATTAGGATCCTCACTGAAGGGGCGGGACCCTGGGAGGCTTTTTCCTGGCCTGTTAGTTGTGGATTTTCCTTCGGACGGCGGAGCCCCTTTCCATCAGAACGGCCCAGAGGCGGCCTCTGTCTTCCCGGGGAGACGGAGCAGCAGGAAGCGTTTTCGGATCCTGGAATCCGTGGGCGGCCCGTGGGAGGGACTGAGGCGCGTTTCCCTACTTACCCGGCTCCGAATCCACCGCGGTGCTGTTTCAAGGGAGTTAGATTCCAGATCGCGCTCCAGCCCGGACTCGGAATTCCTGCCCCGCGGGTCTGCATTTCACAGCGGCAGGTGTGAGTGACCCGCAGTTGAAGGCCAGAAGCCTGAAGGCAGTTCCGCCCTCCCCAGCCCGCAGCGCCGTTATTCCGTTTCTACATCAGTTAAACACGTTTCATTTTCCGTAGACCAGGGCGGGGTGACGGTGATCCCAGTCCTCGAAGTGAACTCCGGGCCACAGACTTGAAAAAGCGCGCGGGCGCCCAGCGCAGCCTCGTCCTGAGTTACACAAGCGACCGCGCTGGGacgtttctctttcttttccggACCCAGCAGTGGCGCCTAAAGTCTGCGAGGAGAAAATCACCTGTGTGCTGATAAGTCCAGGAATCTAAGGCAAGTGCTGAGGGTGAAAGCGTCGTTGATGGGCCTGAAGAGAAGAGGCTGGAGATGGGATAGAGGGGGAGGGCTTTGGACAGAAAAGACCTGGGAGATTTGTTTGGGGAGGGCAGCCAGGCCTAGACCTGGGGAGCCACTCGCCCAAAGTCCAAGATTATCAGGGCCTCCCCTACCCCAAAAAGGGAGGGATTGGCTTCCCGTCTTGTCGTGATCACCTCTAAATGCGTAGGAACAAACTTTgcgtattattattattattattattattatcgtcATTGAAGTATTAAAAGTCTTTTGGGGGGTGAGCTGAATAAGACCCTTTGCTGGAACTGGCACAAGGAGAAAAAGTCCTCGAGAGAGGGTAGACACTGTGGAGGGAAGGGCTTGGGACCATTGTCAGGAGAGCTTGGTCTATCTCCCTCTCTACCCTCACTACCCTATGACCTTTAGCAGTGCAAATAATCCCTCTAAGGTGGGGACAGGACCCCAGTCCCTGCTGTGCTCAATAAATTATGAtgatcaaaataaataatcagtgaATATGGATGGGAAAATTGAGTAATTGTTATAACTCTGTGATGTATGACATTTTCATCTACAGAAAAGTGTAGGCTAGGGGTCTTGGGGAATGGTTAGTAATCATAGGTAgagttccatttaaaaaataatgttcgTAAGGCTGACGAAGATGGAAGGGACACAGTTCCTGATCATGGACGGTTCGTTGTCTAATGGGGGTTGGTACCAGATGGTAAATGacagttgggcgtggtggcactcgcctatagtcccaactactcaggaggctgatgtggcaGGATTGCTCCAGCCCTCGGCGGAGCGGGAGCAGCGTGGCGTTTCTGGGGTGTCCGAATGTGTCGCTGCGAGCGCTCTGCGGTGGCGTCGGGGCTCAGGTGCGATGTCAGGGGTGGCGGAACTGAACGCGGCTGGTTGCCGCCACTCCTCATCCCTGCTTTCTTGTCTCTTTTCAGTCCTCCTGGGGGTCGCGCATCACCCGTCCCCTGCTCTTTCTGGTCTCTTCTTGCATTTGGTCTCCTCACCTCTCTTCCGCCTCCTCTCACTTTTCGGACAAACCAGCCCTTCTGACGTCCCTGGGTCCCCGGGCTGTTCCTGTGAATGGCATTCGAGGGCTCTTCCAGCTCTGCCACAGGGGCAGCCACATTTCCCGGTGCTCGGAGCGACTTTCGGGTCTCTGAAGCCCTGTCCTTTCCCTAGAGTCCGCGTGTTCTCAGCTCCCGGGCGGGCCGCAGTTCCTGGAGTTGGGGCCCTCCTTTTTTCGGGACCAGGAGCTGGTGCTTCCTGTTGCTGTGGGGACTGTGGGGCTCCTGACTCTCAAGCTGAGTGAGGGGTTGGAGTCTGCAGGCTCCGGGCAGAGGATTCTTCATGCGACTTCTCCCATCCCCAGCTCATTCTCCCCTGGCCGGCCCCTCCCAGGGTTCTTTCCTCTCTGGCAGCCCTCCCCGCTGCTGTGGACTCCAGTGATCTAAGGACACCAGGTTCCCTCCAACCACCCATCTCAGGGCCCCCTGGGTCCTGTTGTCCTCCCTGCTTC from the Macaca mulatta isolate MMU2019108-1 chromosome 4, T2T-MMU8v2.0, whole genome shotgun sequence genome contains:
- the LOC144340520 gene encoding uncharacterized protein LOC144340520 isoform X2, which gives rise to MGSKLGSSLKGRDPGRLFPGLLVVDFPSDGGAPFHQNGPEAASVFPGRRSSRKRFRILESVGGPWEGLRRVSLLTRLRIHRGAVSRELDSRSRSSPDSEFLPRGSAFHSGRSRGGVTGDPSPRSELRAADLKVRAGSQRSPVLSYRRDPRPCWAVSLSFPDPAVAPKVYEEKIACVLQWEWRKNKEICNWS